From one Felis catus isolate Fca126 chromosome E2, F.catus_Fca126_mat1.0, whole genome shotgun sequence genomic stretch:
- the EXOC3L1 gene encoding F-box/LRR-repeat protein 20 isoform X6 — MAESLPQEMLTYILSFLPLSDQKEASLVSRAWYCAAQNALRETNVQYNIPVSSASLPAIKSLGLRGITCISLTNLDDSPASHEVLECVAYHLGPHLQSLCLSGGSPSEAAFVALILGCPALRILDLSGCNSLFTSGMLLAQPETAQRVQQVLSGLCELNLAGLWDLTDLSFNRLSSCAPSLERLSLAYCHLTFELGPAWGSLGPQDSSPSQLSFHNLLRFVKERAGRLHALDLSGTGLLPEALQALGQVAGLQLQELSLNGCQDLSTEAVAALCRLQSGLISLDLGGCSGLADGALVAISRGLGHLQRLSLRKLQRLTDAGCTALGGLQELQILDLAECCLVSGWGLAQALGSGHRAPAPLASLSLAYCASLKDASVLSLISVLSPSLRVLDLSSCVALTNRTLQAICAYLTHLSVLRLAWCKELQDWGLLGLGEPSEEPTQEPQDHLRAKLRRNLRSRSLFPQLHQELEHQASGPKEPPQPQGPSLLMLRALQELDLTACSKLTDASLAKVLQFPQLKQLSLSLLPALTDKGLVAVAKGCPSLEHLVLSHCSLLSDEGWAQAASSWPRLRHLNLSSCSQLTEQTLDTIGQACKQLRMLDVSMCPGISMAAIRHFQAQLPQVACIQSRFVGGADLTLTL; from the exons ACCAATGTGCAGTACAACATCCCTgtgtcctctgcctccctcccggccatCAAGAGCCTGGGCCTCAGGGGCATCACCTGCATCAGCCTGACCAACCTGGATGACTCACCAGCTTCGCATGAGGTGCTGGAGTGTGTTGCCTACCACTTGGGCCCGCATCTGCAGAGCTTGTGCCTCAGTGGGGGCAGCCCCTCGGAGGCCGCCTTTGTGGCCCTGATCCTAGGCTGCCCAGCCCTGCGTATCCTTGACCTCAGTGGCTGCAACAGCCTCTTCACATCGGGTATGCTACTAGCTCAGCCCGAGACGGCACAGCGGGTCCAGCAGGTGTTGAGTGGCCTCTGTGAGCTCAACTTGGCTGGCCTGTGGGACCTGACCGACCTCAGCTTCAACCGGCTCAGCAGCTGTGCCCCAAGCTTGGAGCGCCTCTCCTTGGCCTACTGTCACCTCACCTTTGAATTaggcccagcctggggctccctTGGCCCCCAAGACTCCTCTCCCTCCCAACTCTCCTTCCACAACCTGCTGCGGTTCGTGAAGGAAAGGGCTGGTAGGCTGCATGCCCTGGACCTGAGTGGCACTGGCTTGCTCCCTGAGGCCCTGCAGGCCCTGGGTCAGGTGGCTGGGCTGCAGCTGCAGGAACTGAGCCTGAATGGCTGCCAGGACCTCTCCACAGAGGCTGTGGCTGCCCTTTGCCGCCTGCAATCGGGCCTGATCTCCCTGGACCTCGGCGGCTGCTCAGGACTGGCTGACGGGGCACTCGTGGCCATAAGCCGGGGCCTGGGGCACCTGCAGCGCCTCAGCCTGAGGAAGCTGCAGCGGCTGACAGACGCAGGATGTACGGCCCTGGGGGGCCTGCAGGAGCTGCAGATCTTGGACCTGGCAGAGTGCTGCCTGGTGAGTGGGTGGGGCCTGGCTCAGGCCCTGGGTTCAGGGCACAGAGCTCCAGCCCCACTGGCCTCCCTCAGCCTGGCCTACTGCGCCTCACTCAAG GATGCCTCAGTGCTCTCCCTGatctcagtgctgagcccaagcCTCAGGGTGCTAGACTTATCTTCCTGTGTGGCCCTCACCAACAGGACCCTGCAGGCCATCTGTGCCTACCTAACCCACCTTTCAGTCCTGCGCCTGGCCTGGTGCAAGGAGCTCCAAGACTGGGGACTTCTGGGGCTGGGGGAACCAAGTGAAGAGCCTACACAGGAGCCCCAG GACCATTTGAGGGCCAAACTCAGGAGGAACCTGAGAAGCAGGAGCCTCTTCCCACAGCTACATCAAGAGTTGGAGCATCAGGCCTCAGGCCCCAAGGAGCCTCCCCAGCCACagggcccttccctgctcatgctgcgGGCCTTGCAGGAGTTGGACCTCACAGCCTGCAGCAAGCTAACTGATGCCAGTTTGGCCAAG GTGCTCCAGTTCCCCCAGCTGAAGCAACTGTCACTGAGCCTGTTGCCAGCACTCACAGACAAGGGTTTGGTGGCTGTGGCCAAGGGCTGCCCCAGCCTGGAGCACTTGGTGCTGAGTCACTGCAGCCTCCTCAGTGATGAGGGCTGGGCCCAGGCAGCCAGCTCCTGGCCGAGGCTGCGGCACCTCAACCTATCCAGCTGCAGTCAGCTCACAGAGCA AACTCTGGATACCATTGGGCAGGCGTGCAAGCAGCTCCGGATGTTAGATGTGTCCATGTGCCCTGGTATCAGCATGGCTGCCATCAGGCACTTCCAAGCCCAACTGCCCCAGGTGGCCTGCATCCAGTCCCGCTTCGTGGGAGGGGCTGACCTGACCTTGACGCTCTAG
- the EXOC3L1 gene encoding F-box/LRR-repeat protein 2 isoform X7, which translates to MLTYILSFLPLSDQKEASLVSRAWYCAAQNALRETNVQYNIPVSSASLPAIKSLGLRGITCISLTNLDDSPASHEVLECVAYHLGPHLQSLCLSGGSPSEAAFVALILGCPALRILDLSGCNSLFTSGMLLAQPETAQRVQQVLSGLCELNLAGLWDLTDLSFNRLSSCAPSLERLSLAYCHLTFELGPAWGSLGPQDSSPSQLSFHNLLRFVKERAGRLHALDLSGTGLLPEALQALGQVAGLQLQELSLNGCQDLSTEAVAALCRLQSGLISLDLGGCSGLADGALVAISRGLGHLQRLSLRKLQRLTDAGCTALGGLQELQILDLAECCLVSGWGLAQALGSGHRAPAPLASLSLAYCASLKDASVLSLISVLSPSLRVLDLSSCVALTNRTLQAICAYLTHLSVLRLAWCKELQDWGLLGLGEPSEEPTQEPQDHLRAKLRRNLRSRSLFPQLHQELEHQASGPKEPPQPQGPSLLMLRALQELDLTACSKLTDASLAKVLQFPQLKQLSLSLLPALTDKGLVAVAKGCPSLEHLVLSHCSLLSDEGWAQAASSWPRLRHLNLSSCSQLTEQTLDTIGQACKQLRMLDVSMCPGISMAAIRHFQAQLPQVACIQSRFVGGADLTLTL; encoded by the exons ACCAATGTGCAGTACAACATCCCTgtgtcctctgcctccctcccggccatCAAGAGCCTGGGCCTCAGGGGCATCACCTGCATCAGCCTGACCAACCTGGATGACTCACCAGCTTCGCATGAGGTGCTGGAGTGTGTTGCCTACCACTTGGGCCCGCATCTGCAGAGCTTGTGCCTCAGTGGGGGCAGCCCCTCGGAGGCCGCCTTTGTGGCCCTGATCCTAGGCTGCCCAGCCCTGCGTATCCTTGACCTCAGTGGCTGCAACAGCCTCTTCACATCGGGTATGCTACTAGCTCAGCCCGAGACGGCACAGCGGGTCCAGCAGGTGTTGAGTGGCCTCTGTGAGCTCAACTTGGCTGGCCTGTGGGACCTGACCGACCTCAGCTTCAACCGGCTCAGCAGCTGTGCCCCAAGCTTGGAGCGCCTCTCCTTGGCCTACTGTCACCTCACCTTTGAATTaggcccagcctggggctccctTGGCCCCCAAGACTCCTCTCCCTCCCAACTCTCCTTCCACAACCTGCTGCGGTTCGTGAAGGAAAGGGCTGGTAGGCTGCATGCCCTGGACCTGAGTGGCACTGGCTTGCTCCCTGAGGCCCTGCAGGCCCTGGGTCAGGTGGCTGGGCTGCAGCTGCAGGAACTGAGCCTGAATGGCTGCCAGGACCTCTCCACAGAGGCTGTGGCTGCCCTTTGCCGCCTGCAATCGGGCCTGATCTCCCTGGACCTCGGCGGCTGCTCAGGACTGGCTGACGGGGCACTCGTGGCCATAAGCCGGGGCCTGGGGCACCTGCAGCGCCTCAGCCTGAGGAAGCTGCAGCGGCTGACAGACGCAGGATGTACGGCCCTGGGGGGCCTGCAGGAGCTGCAGATCTTGGACCTGGCAGAGTGCTGCCTGGTGAGTGGGTGGGGCCTGGCTCAGGCCCTGGGTTCAGGGCACAGAGCTCCAGCCCCACTGGCCTCCCTCAGCCTGGCCTACTGCGCCTCACTCAAG GATGCCTCAGTGCTCTCCCTGatctcagtgctgagcccaagcCTCAGGGTGCTAGACTTATCTTCCTGTGTGGCCCTCACCAACAGGACCCTGCAGGCCATCTGTGCCTACCTAACCCACCTTTCAGTCCTGCGCCTGGCCTGGTGCAAGGAGCTCCAAGACTGGGGACTTCTGGGGCTGGGGGAACCAAGTGAAGAGCCTACACAGGAGCCCCAG GACCATTTGAGGGCCAAACTCAGGAGGAACCTGAGAAGCAGGAGCCTCTTCCCACAGCTACATCAAGAGTTGGAGCATCAGGCCTCAGGCCCCAAGGAGCCTCCCCAGCCACagggcccttccctgctcatgctgcgGGCCTTGCAGGAGTTGGACCTCACAGCCTGCAGCAAGCTAACTGATGCCAGTTTGGCCAAG GTGCTCCAGTTCCCCCAGCTGAAGCAACTGTCACTGAGCCTGTTGCCAGCACTCACAGACAAGGGTTTGGTGGCTGTGGCCAAGGGCTGCCCCAGCCTGGAGCACTTGGTGCTGAGTCACTGCAGCCTCCTCAGTGATGAGGGCTGGGCCCAGGCAGCCAGCTCCTGGCCGAGGCTGCGGCACCTCAACCTATCCAGCTGCAGTCAGCTCACAGAGCA AACTCTGGATACCATTGGGCAGGCGTGCAAGCAGCTCCGGATGTTAGATGTGTCCATGTGCCCTGGTATCAGCATGGCTGCCATCAGGCACTTCCAAGCCCAACTGCCCCAGGTGGCCTGCATCCAGTCCCGCTTCGTGGGAGGGGCTGACCTGACCTTGACGCTCTAG
- the ELMO3 gene encoding engulfment and cell motility protein 3 isoform X6 encodes MLYFSRHAPSAYSRFVLENSSREDKHECPFARSSIQLTVLLCELLRIGEPCSETAQDFSPMFFSQDQSFHELFCVSIQLLNKTWKEMRATQEDFDKVMQVVREQLARTLALKPSSLELFRTKVNALPYGEVLRLRQTERLHQEGTLAPPILELREKLKPELMGLICQQRLLRLCEGTLFRKISSRRRQDKLWFCCLSPNHKVLQYGDVEEGSSPPTPESLPEQLPVADIKALLTGKDCPHVREKGSGKQNKDLYELAFSVSYDHGEEEAYLNFIAPSKREFHLWTDGLSALLGSPMGSEQTRLDLEQLLTMETKLRLLELENVPIPEQPPPIPPPPTNFNFCYDCSIPEP; translated from the exons ATGCTTTACTTCTCCAGACATGCACCTAGTGCTTACAGCCGG TTTGTGTTGGAGAACAGCAGCCGTGAGGACAAGCATGAGTGCCCCTTTGCCCGGAGCAGCATCCAGCTGACTGTGCTGCTGTGTGAGCTGCTCCGCATTGGGGAGCCCT gctccgaaACAGCCCAGGATTTTTCACCCATGTTCTTCAGCCAAGACCAGAGTTTCCATGAGCTCTTCTGTGTGAGCATCCAGCTGCTTAATAAGACCTGGAAGGAGATGCGGGCCACCCAGGAGGACTTTGACAAG GTCATGCAAGTGGTGCGGGAGCAGCTGGCCCGCACGCTGGCCTTGAAGCCCAGCTCCCTGGAGCTTTTCCGAACCAAGGTGAACGCACTCCCTTACGGGGAGGTCCTGCggctgagacagacagagcggcTGCATCAGGAGGGCACACTGGCCCCTCCCATACT gGAGCTGCGGGAGAAGCTGAAGCCGGAACTCATGGGCCTGATCTGCCAGCAGCGTTTGCTCCGCCTCTGTGAGGGGACACTCTTCCGCAAGATCAGCAGCCGGCGACGCCAGG ACAAGTTGTGGTTCTGCTGCCTGTCCCCTAACCACAAGGTGCTGCAGTATGGGGACGTGGAGGAGGGTTCCAGCCCACCCACCCCTGAGAGCCTACCTGAGCAGC TCCCTGTGGCTGATATCAAGGCACTGCTAACAGGCAAAGACTGCCCCCACGTCCGGGAGAAAGGCTCAGGGAAGCAGAACAAG GATCTCTATGAGTTAGCCTTCTCAGTCAGCTATGAccatggggaggaggaggcataCCTCAACTTCATCGCCCCATCCAAACGGGAG TTCCACCTGTGGACAGATGGGCTGAGCGCCCTGCTGGGAAGTCCCATGGGTAGTGAGCAGACTCGGCTGGACCTGGAACAGCTGTTGACGATGGAGACCAAGCTGCGGTTGTTGGAGCTGGAGAATGTGCCCATTCCTGAGCAGCCACctcccatccccccgccccccaccaattTCAACTTCTGCTATGACTGCAGCATCCCTGAACCTTGA
- the ELMO3 gene encoding engulfment and cell motility protein 3 isoform X7 encodes MRATQEDFDKVMQVVREQLARTLALKPSSLELFRTKVNALPYGEVLRLRQTERLHQEGTLAPPILELREKLKPELMGLICQQRLLRLCEGTLFRKISSRRRQDKLWFCCLSPNHKVLQYGDVEEGSSPPTPESLPEQLPVADIKALLTGKDCPHVREKGSGKQNKDLYELAFSVSYDHGEEEAYLNFIAPSKREFHLWTDGLSALLGSPMGSEQTRLDLEQLLTMETKLRLLELENVPIPEQPPPIPPPPTNFNFCYDCSIPEP; translated from the exons ATGCGGGCCACCCAGGAGGACTTTGACAAG GTCATGCAAGTGGTGCGGGAGCAGCTGGCCCGCACGCTGGCCTTGAAGCCCAGCTCCCTGGAGCTTTTCCGAACCAAGGTGAACGCACTCCCTTACGGGGAGGTCCTGCggctgagacagacagagcggcTGCATCAGGAGGGCACACTGGCCCCTCCCATACT gGAGCTGCGGGAGAAGCTGAAGCCGGAACTCATGGGCCTGATCTGCCAGCAGCGTTTGCTCCGCCTCTGTGAGGGGACACTCTTCCGCAAGATCAGCAGCCGGCGACGCCAGG ACAAGTTGTGGTTCTGCTGCCTGTCCCCTAACCACAAGGTGCTGCAGTATGGGGACGTGGAGGAGGGTTCCAGCCCACCCACCCCTGAGAGCCTACCTGAGCAGC TCCCTGTGGCTGATATCAAGGCACTGCTAACAGGCAAAGACTGCCCCCACGTCCGGGAGAAAGGCTCAGGGAAGCAGAACAAG GATCTCTATGAGTTAGCCTTCTCAGTCAGCTATGAccatggggaggaggaggcataCCTCAACTTCATCGCCCCATCCAAACGGGAG TTCCACCTGTGGACAGATGGGCTGAGCGCCCTGCTGGGAAGTCCCATGGGTAGTGAGCAGACTCGGCTGGACCTGGAACAGCTGTTGACGATGGAGACCAAGCTGCGGTTGTTGGAGCTGGAGAATGTGCCCATTCCTGAGCAGCCACctcccatccccccgccccccaccaattTCAACTTCTGCTATGACTGCAGCATCCCTGAACCTTGA